ctTGCACCTCTGTGGCAATACCTTAGAAAATCCGCGTTTCTGATAAACTTTGTATTTGTTTGATTCTGGAACCTTTTTCTAGCATTTTCTTGAATACAAAAGTTCGAGTCTTAAAACCACTATGTATATTAATTAGGACATCATGCAGGTAATTTCTACTTTCTTAATTTGTTACCTTTTAGAAAATTGCCCCAGTAGTCGGCCATTTTGCGTTAGCCTTCTTAAAAAATCTCAGGAAATCTACATTTTAGATTCTTCAGAAAAACTTGCCATTTCTTTGTCTATGGGCCCTCTTTCGcacctttttttcaaagaaagacaAATGAGAAGACCTTGCAACTTTGTcttaaatttttgctttttttttagaaaaaaaaaggatcatCATGACATATGACAGCAATGATATTTAACGTTCCCAGTATGAATGAAAAACGGTTCTTCCTGGAAACTCTGTATCGGCCTTAAATCGAAAGTTCACCATATTCCTTTACCGCTTATGATGAGGTTAAATGCTTGAATGCTTACAATAATTCATTTAATTGAAGTAAGGAAAATGACATATTGACGCATTACAGTCCAAGAAGTATTTATCTCAAGTTTTGGACgccatttctgaaaaaaaaaagtaagaaagaaaagagaaaaaaaaggactAGGATTAGGACTTCCATTCTGATTGATAAATGATTAtttaagtgctactacgaccaaaaatacaattcttttcctttggatttcaaaactatgttaactaaccACTAAgtaacccaagttttaagttctgattttaaagagacacttgtttattttaactggaattttcttatttaattccaccattactaactttaagatcttgagagagctgggtcgaggagaaagtgacgtcaaagactcactagtttaagaacgcAATGCTTGTGTATGCAGCtcaggagtttcgggctttcacattttcaaactcgtgtcttgcatatgtaataagttgcgtttacacgctgaaatttaagccagcgagtaaatgacgtcattttccctagatccaaccctctgaggtccaatcggtcagtgaaatccaaaacttacactcaaaataaacagcctttggatagaactcaaaactcaaaattttgccagtcaggtgtaaAGCAAACAAGctttaaaaatctgaagaaaaaaaggaaataattttttgatcatagaaTCACTTTAAGACAATTCGTTTCATCCATGAAAGCGATTTTACATAGATAAGATTACTTCAGAGTAACAATTTATATTCAACAACGTATAACCGTGACATGATGCAGTCTATAAGCtctcaatagggagcttaagcatgcgcttTTTTAGGAtacggacagcaaccggaagtgaacagtTTTCCCTTTTACCTcatcttcacacaaccacatttacattttaaaGTATCTTTAGAGATATTTACTGCGGTAACCGGCAATAGGCCTTtcgcaacaaacgatcacatggtagaAACAAAGGCacgtcaagcttgactggttcaggtttctttgttttaatgttccaGTGCGGGAATAATAATAACCTTGCTCTCCAGCATGGCGGGTTTTGGACCTGCAAAAGGCCTTTTAGTGATAGTCCATTGCACTGTTCAAACAGTTGcgtacagaaaacaaaaaaagtaccCGACCCGGTGaatggggtagactttcatataccggactaaaatggcagaGGACAAAAAAACCATTGTTactccgattaggccttgctaattggGCATTATTATGttggctttgttcttttgtttcatgaacattaattatttcggatccggtatacaAAAGACCAGCCGGTGAATGCAATTAATATTTATTGTAGTCCTTAGCCAAAGCAGTTCGTAAAAGAACTACATTGACGACCGATTTAAAAACTTTTCTCTATGAGGAACTTACCtgccctgggtgccagaggtttttcttgcgcTGATTCCGGTGTCAGTCATGTCTGTATTGTGACCCGCTCGTCTGCCGCACgcgagaaaaaacctctggtagCCAGGGTAGAACTTACCTTTTTCTCTCGACAGCTTTCCGACACGAAACCTGTGTACATCATATTTCTTTTCAGTAGTTAAAATCATATTCGAACAGCCCTTACCATTCTTTTCGAGTTGTTGTAGCCCAAATTCAAACgagacatcatcgccaattagaacaaatggcgcccagtatttaGTGGCGGAATACTCCTTTGTctcccgaagagatttcatggcatggtgaagagctagacttgcactttttctatttGCCAAGTGTTGGTAAAAACTCTTCATGAACAACAAGGTCGCCTCAtcatcaattgcccagagtgacaccagaacagaccgggcaccagcacacaggaaagctctGGCTATTCCAACCACACCCTCAGATTTGACCTCTCCCTGaccactatgacagcaactcagCACAACCAGCTTTGCCTGAAGACGAACTGCATGAACGTCGCTCATCgttaacatgtaatcttcctcttcAGGGATCCGTGATGTGCGGtcgggatttggggccaaaACAATTTCTCCAAATTCGTCATCTCCATGagcagcaatgtggattaaagcaactgaTTTTATTCTcttcagcacctcagctttcgtTGCATTTTCGCCAGTGAGAGGCGCGGTGTGTAGAAGTTCTCCAATCTTCTCCGCCTCTTCTTTTGCGCATGGCAACTGTTCATAAATGGGTTCACCGGTGCCCCAAATGATTTCCTTCAGGCACGGATCACCCACAAGTAGCGCTTCCCTCTTGCTGTTGAAGTCGTCAAGTGCACTAGAGATCAATTTTAAGGCGGTTAGCGAGGGAAAAgtacggatcctgacagagtcactcaacGCAGAATAAGGAGCCAggcaaaatggtccatcaggaacaaagatcAAGTCATCATCCTGGAGCAAGTCTGCAATGGGACTGATTAAGAAATCATACAAGGACTGCAAGGGGTTGTCGGACACGATGAAAGACTGAAAGGACTCCTCAACAGCTTCTCCACTGCAAGAGAAGTCGCTGCAATGTCTGTGTAACGAGCGATTCTCGCATCGGACAACAGCCCCCGCGTCAATCTGCTTCAAAGTAGTCTTTATAAGTGAGTCAGCACTTCcattttcgatttccttttGCCTATAGTTTATTCCGCTTCCTCTTCTCAGAAGCCAAAAACTGATAGTGTTCCCCGCAAGTGCTATGAAAACTGTTTGTAAAGGCAAATACTTCATAACAGCGGAGATAGTTTCCGTCCTCGCAATTGTCGAGGAAGGTTCGTCAACGCCAAATTGCATCTTCAAGATGTCTGTCAAggcctgtgctcgtccttgtTCAGCAGCAATCAAAGCTTCATCAACCTGTCCATTCTTCAAAAGTGCTCTCCACAGAGCTGTGTACGCCCATTGTTTTGAatcacgaaagcttattttccatgcatcttctgactgaagaagacgccttgtttcatcaaaatgttttatgcTTAGACGATAAAAATTAAGGGATTTGCACAACGAGCCTGAAACTTCATGAACAAGACCAAGATTATAACAACCTTTTCCCTGCCCTACTGGATCCTCCGTTTCCTTGCAAATAGTAAGATGTTGCTCGTTAAAGAGGACAGCATTTTCAAGCTCACCTCTAACGTAGAAAGCATCACCGAGATTACCATAGGCATCGCCCtctccagccctatcccctacttcttttgcaatgctaagatgttgttcgtgatactttatggcttccccaaaattgcccagactgtgataatcgttgccgagattaccccAGGCAAcaccctccccagccctatcccctacttcttttgcaatgctaagatgtttttcgtgatactttatggcttccttaaaattgaCCAGACtccgataagcgttgccgagactACCATAGGCCTTGCCCTCCctggccctatcccctactgcTTTTGCAATGATAAGAAATTGTTCGTGATACTTTTTGGGTTACTTAAAATTTcccagactgtcataagcgttgccgagattaccataggcaacaccctccccggccctatcccctacttcttttgcaatgctaagatgttgttcgtgatactttatggcttccttaaaTTTGCCCAGACTGAAATAAGCGTTGGCAAGTTTACCATAGGCTCTTCCCTCTctggccctatcccctacttcttttgcaatgctaagatgttgttcgtgatactttatggcttccttaaatttgcccagactgtgataagcgatgccgagattacACCAGGCAACACCCTCCCCaaccctatcccctacttcttttgcaatgctaagagcttgttcgtgatactccatggcttccttaaaattgcccagactgagataagcgaagccgagattaccataggccgtgccctccccggccctatcccctacttctcttgcaatgctaagatgttgttcgtgatactttatggcttccttaaaattgcccagactgtgataagcgatgccgagattaccataggcaacgccctccccagccctatcccatACTTCtcttgcaatgctaagatcttgttcGTGAAAATgaatggcttccttaaaattgcccagactgaaataagcgatgccgagattacCAAAGGCcgtgccctccccggccctatcccctacttctcttgcaatgctaagatgttgtttgtAATATTTTATGGCTtctttaaaattgcccagactgtgataggcgttgccgagattaccataggcgttgccctccccggccctcacccctacttcttttgcaatgctaagacgtTGTTTGTCATATtttatggcttccttaaagttgcccagactgtgataagcttTGCCAAGATTACCATAGGTCTTGCCCTCCCGGCCGTATCCCCTAGTTCtattgcaatgctaagatgttgtttgtaatattttatggcttccttaaaattgcccagactttGATAACCGATGCCAAGATTACCATAAGCctttccctccccggccctgtccccaacttcttttgcaatactaagatgttgtttgTGGCACTCTATGGCgtccttaaaattgcccagactttGATAAGCGATGCCAAGATTACCATAAGCctttccctccccggccctgtcccctacttcttttccaatactaagatgttgtttgTGGCACTCTATGGCGTCCTTAAAATTGCCctgactgtgataagcgttgccgagattaccataggcTTTTCCCTCCTTGGCCGTATCCCCTACTTCCTTTCCAATACTTAGTTGTTGTTTGAGGTACTTTttggcctttttaaaattgcccagactgtgataagcgatgccgagattgccaGAGGCTTTTCTCTCTCCAGCACTGAaaccaatttctttaaaaatgctTAATGCTGTTGTGTAATTCCTCTTGGCCTGTTCAAAATAAGCCAAGCCATAATAATAATCGCCTAAATTCAAATAAGCAATACCCTGCCCTTTTCTGTTTCCCTCTTTTCTGGCAATTCTAAGCTCTTGTATATGCTTCTCAAAATCGTTCATCTTTTTGTCTGTCATTCTTGCTTACTAGAACTTTTGAGAACAAGGAAGGTCGTCTTTGAAAGAGAGGGCACACCTAGAAAAATATGGAAGAAAACATGAGAGGTTCAATGCACTGACCGCAAATGCTGCGGGTATGTAGCCAAACCAACACCAACGAGAGCGCACGTCATTATGAGTCTAACAAAGACAATTTTCCGCTGTTGACGTTAAActctttacttcttttgttgagCCCTTTGTCTGACTTTAAATGGCATAAATTGTACCATAGCAGACTTAACTCAGCCAAAGTAATACTGTTGTCTTTTGTCATCATATTTTcctgatcaaatcaaattgctTGTGTGATACCACTATTTAAAGCTGGTGGTGAATCACTTTTTATGACATAAAATTTGCTCTAAATGTCCCCGGGGTTCTTAAAGTTGCTTTAGAAATTAATTGTCTACAACTGTCTTGTAAGTAGCTGAAGAAGTCATCTTGCGCTTGATGGCAGTGAACATGCCATAGGTGTGTGTTTATTTATATTCTAAGGCCTTTGTTACAGTGGATAGAAAAGATTCTGCTTCATAAACGTGAATACTAAGGAGTCCATTACGTCGGCttaatttgtttggtttaatCTCCATTGATATATGCACCCGCGCTCCGAAAGGATCCATTCTCGTTTCCTTATTTTTCTCATCCTATGTTCATGATTTCAGTGGTGTATTCAAACTACCAGACCtgattttatttgcaattgttGATGTGACTATAATTGTTTCTTACGTCTAATTATTTGGTTACCTGTAGCTTAAGGCAAAGAAACTTCCACTAAAAACTTTTGGAAAACCAATTCTTTCTTCCATTTAAGCCTCCAGAGAAAAGACATCATCTTTCAATGCAAATCTGCAAAAATGATTAAAGAATTGAACAGATCGTAGAACGGTCATccttgggggaggg
This portion of the Montipora capricornis isolate CH-2021 chromosome 11, ASM3666992v2, whole genome shotgun sequence genome encodes:
- the LOC138024390 gene encoding tetratricopeptide repeat protein 28-like, translating into MQFGVDEPSSTIARTETISAVMKYLPLQTVFIALAGNTISFWLLRRGSGINYRQKEIENGSADSLIKTTLKQIDAGAVVRCENRSLHRHCSDFSCSGEAVEESFQSFIVSDNPLQSLYDFLISPIADLLQDDDLIFVPDGPFCLAPYSALSDSVRIRTFPSLTALKLISSALDDFNSKREALLVGDPCLKEIIWGTGEPIYEQLPCAKEEAEKIGELLHTAPLTGENATKAEVLKRIKSVALIHIAAHGDDEFGEIVLAPNPDRTSRIPEEEDYMLTMSDVHAVRLQAKLVVLSCCHSGQGEVKSEGVVGIARAFLCAGARSVLVSLWAIDDEATLLFMKSFYQHLANRKSASLALHHAMKSLRETKEYSATKYWAPFVLIGDDVSFEFGLQQLEKNEMASKT